TGACTGGATGATGGCTGAAGATCGTTGGATCACCGCAAAAGAAATTTCCCGCCATTTTGATATTGAACACTGCAAAGCAATTAATACGCTCTCTTATATTCTGTCGGAAGTGGGAGAAATTGTTTGTGAAGTTAAGATGATCCCTAATCAGATTGCAGGCCGGGGCTGCCAGTGCCAGCGTCTGGTAAAAGTCATCAGTATTGATTCTCACCTCTACAACCGATTGAGCCACAATTTGCAGGAAAAAAAGGTGAGTGTGGCGAAAACGCCGCGGCTGTCTGCCGTTCCCCCAACAGAGCTCAACCGTGAGCAGAAATGGCAGATGATGCTCTCCAAGAGTATGCGTCGCTAATTGTTAGTTGCCTGATGGCGGCATAAACGGTGGTTGACGCGTAGGCCGGATAAGCGTGAGCGCATCCGGCATCAATTACTGTGCTGATTTGGGTTTTACGTCCGTCGTGCCTTTCAGGCGCGGCCGGTTTTTTTCGACCCGCGTTAATGGCTGCGTCTCGTGTAGGCTTGTTTGGCAGCGGGTTGCAAGGTCCTGATACTCTTTGGTGTTCAGCCGTTTCCAGTGCAGCTCCTGATCTGTGACTTCACGCAATACGCGAGCGGGTGAGCCCACCAGCATCTGCCTTGCCTCCCCCTGAAATCCGGCTTTGACAAAGCTCATGGCGGCGACAATGCTCTCTTCACCAATCACTGCGCCGTCCATAATGACGCTGTTCATGCCGATCAGCGCATCTCTGCCCACCACGCAACCGTGCAGGATTGCGCCATGGCCGATATGCCCATTCTCATGCACGATGGTGTCAGTGTCGCAATAACCGTGCATGATGCAGCCATCCTGCAAGTTAGAACCTGCCTCCAGAATCAGGCGACCATAGTCACCGCGCAGTGAGGCATGTGGGCCGACGTAGACGCCAGCCCCCACGATCACATCACCAATCAACACAGCGCTGGGATGAACATACGCCTCTGGATGCACTACCGGAATCAGGCCTTCAAAGGCGTAATAGCTCATCTGTTATCAGCGTCCTTTCCACACCGGATCGCGTTTTTCCGCAAACGCCTGCGGTCCTTCGAGCGCATCTTCGGAGTGCAGCACTGACGGATAGTGCTTCAGCACGCCGCTGCGGATGTAGCGGTAGCCTTCTTCTACCGGCATTTCGCTGGTCGCGCGATAAATCTCTTTCAGCGCGGCGATCGCCAGTGGGGCGCTATTCACCAGCTGCTGCGCCAGTTCGCGCGCACTATCCATCAGTTCGCTCTGGCTGACAACGCGGTTGATGATACCCCAACGCAGCGCTTCTTCGGCACTCATTCGTCTGCCGGTCATCACCATTTCGTTGACGATAGCCGGTGGCAGTAGCTTCGGCAGACGGAGAACGCCGCCGCTGTCAGGCACGATCCCGAGCTTGGCTTCCGGTAGCGCGAAGCTGGCATTTTCCGCGCAGACGATAAAATCCGCCGCCAGCGCCAATTCAAAACCACCGCCAAACGCATAGCCGTTTACCGCAGCGATGACCGGTTTATCGAGGTCGAAAATTTCGGTTAAACCGGCAAAGCCGCCTGGGCCAAAATCGGCATCCGGCGCTTCACCTTCAGCTGCCGCTTTTAAGTCCCAGCCCGCAGAAAAGAATTTCTCACCGCCGCCGGTGATTATCGCTACGCGTAATTCCGGGTCATCACGAAAATTAAGAAACGCTTCACCCATGGCAAAGCTGGTTTTGGCATCAATGGCATTGGCTTTAGGCCGGTCGAGGGTAATTTCCAGAATCGGGCCGTTACGAGTCAGATGTAATGATTCACTCATAGTTCATCTCCAGATAAATAGATTTCCCGGCAGGAGGAATTCCTACCGGGAGGGTTATTTCAGATTTTTTTTGATTATTTTTCCTGAACAATTGCGCGGCAGGTCGGTTCTTATCTCCATAAACGAGGGAACCTTGAATTTCGCCATATTGTTTTCGCAGAAGCTGAAGAACTCGGCTTCGCTTAATGTTTCACCTTCATTAAGGACGATAAACGCTTTAATGGCTTCATCACGGATTGAATCTTTAATACCGACAACCACAATGTCCTGAATTTTCGGATGCGCAGAAATAATATTTTCCAGCTCGACGCAGGAGACATTTTCTCCGCCGCGTTTAATCATGTTGCAGCGTCTGTCGACGAAATAAAAATAGCCATCCGCATCCTGATAGCCCGAATCTCCGGTATGTAACCAGCCTTCAGGTTCCAGCGCTTTGGCGGTAGCCTCCGGCTGGGCATAGTACTCTTTGAAGATTGTTTTGCCCGGCACGCCTTTAATACAGATTTCGCCAATTTCTCCGGCGGGCAGGGGACGGTTGTGATCGTCACGGATTTCGGCTTCATAGCTAAATCCCACGCGGCCAATGGAGGGCCAGCGTCGTTTGTCACCGGGACGGTCGCCGATAATACCGACGATGGTTTCAGTCATACCGTAGGAGGTCAGCAGCCTGACGCCAAAGCGTTCGGTAAAGGCGTCTTTTTCCTGTGCGGATAAATTGAGATAGAACATTACCTCGCGCAGGTGATGCTGTCTGTCGGTTGGCGCGGCAGGTTGTACCATCAGCGTTCTGATCATCATCGGAATGCATTCGGTAACCGTCGCCTTATATCTATGCACCTGATTCCAGAACGCCCTGGCACTGTACTTCTCTAGCAGCACAAAGGTGCTGCCAGCGGAGAATGCGGGCATTGTGGCGGTACACTGACAGTCGATATGAAAAGCGGGCATCACCGTCATGTAGACGTCATCATCGCGCAGAGCGATTTGCCAGGAAGTGTAGTAGCCTGCAAAACGCAGGTTGTAGTGGGTAATCACCACCCCTTTAGGCCGTGAAGTGGTGCCTGAGGTAAACAGAATTTCCGCCGTATCGTCAGTGGATAACGCGGGCGTATAACACAGCGTAGTCGACTGGCGGGATTGCAGTTGGGTAAAGTGGCTCACGCCGTCGTCAACCGGAAGCTGTTCGCCAATCAGACAGATATGATTAAGCGGTGTGGTATTTTCCAGCCGTATCTGGCGGTACATAGGATAAAACTGGGCGCTGGTGACCAGCAGGCTTACCTGGCTGTTTTGCAGGATCCAGGCACTTTCTTCGCCCAGTAAGCGGGCATTAATCGGTACCATAATGGCGCCAATTTTTGCCAGCCCAAACCAGCAAAAAATGAATTCCGGACAGTTATCCAGATGCAATGCGACCTTATCGCCCTTGCGGATCCCTAAGGAATGGAACAGGTTTGCCGTGCGGTTAATCTCTTCATTGAGCGAGGCATAGCTAAACTGCCGAACGACTCCTTCGCAGGATTCGAAAATTAACGCCGTTTTATCTCCGTACACCCCGGCCAGGTCGTCCCACATCTGACGTAAGTTTTGTCCGCCAACGATATCCATATTGCTTTATCCACTGAAATCAGGCGTGAGCGCTAACCCACTCGCGGGTCAGCGCGTCGCGTTTATTCCTCAACTCTGGCCAGGCCTTTGCCGACCAGCTCATTTATGTCTGCTTCGCTATAACCAATGTTTTTCAGAATGGCGGCAGTATCCATGCCATGTGACGGCATGCCACGCCAGATTTTCCCCGGGTTGTTTTTAAATTTCGGCATGATGTTTGGCCCTTTGCAGGTGCGGCCATCCATTGTTTGCCACTGAGTAATGGATTCACGAGCAACGTACTGAGGGTTGCCTTCCAGTTCCGGAATGGTCAGCACCTTCGCGCAGGCGATATTCAGCTCAGCAAAACGCGCCTGGACTTCGGCGATGGTGTGTGTTGCCAGCCACGCGTCCAGTTTCTCTTCCACGAGCGGGCCGTAAGGGCATTCCACGCGATGGATAAGCTGGGTGCCTTCCGGTACTTCCGGTGTGCCAAGAATGTGGGCGAGGCCAATATCTTTGAAGCACTCGTTGATTTGCGTGATGCCGACCAGCTCCATGACGATATAGCCATCGGCGCATTTATACAGGCCGCAGCCAGCGTAATACGGGTCTTTGCCTTTGGTCATGCGTGGGCAAATTTCGCCGCCGTTGAAGTAATCCATCATGAAATACTGACCCATGCGCAGCATCACCTCGTACATGGCGATATCGATGCTTTCACCTTTACCCGTTTCGCGGACTTTGTGCAGAGCCGCCAGCGCCGCTGTCGTCGCGGTCATCCCGGAGAAGTAATCGGCGGTGTACGGAAAGGCTGGCATTGGCTGATCCACGTCACCGTTTTGGATCAGATAGCCACTGAACGCCTGTGCGATGGTGTTATACGCCGGAAGATTGGTGTACTCCTCGGTACCAAACTGGCCGAAGCCGGAAAGGTGGGCGATAACCAGTTTCGGGTTATGTTCCCACAGCACTTCATCGGTAATACCGCGGCGGGCAAAGGCCGGGCCTTTACTGGCTTCAATGAAAATATCGGTGGTTTCCATCAGCTTCAGAAACGCTTCCCGGCCTTCATCTTTGAAAATATTCAGCGACAGGGCATGCAGATTACGGCGTGAGAGCTGCGGATAGTTAGGTTGCACGCGGATGGTATCGGCCCATGCGACGTTTTCAATCCAGATAACCTCAGCACCCCATTCGGCGAACATCTGTCCGGCGAACGGACCGGCAATTTCGATCCCTGAAAAGACAACGCGTACCCCGGAAAGCGGGCCGAAGGATGGCATTGGTAAATGATTCATCATTTTTCTCCTGGCATTTTTTTGTAGGCCCGGTAAGCGCAGCGCCACCGGGCATATTGCCGGATGGTGGCGTAAACGCCTTATCCGGCCTACGAAACGAACGAATCAACGGTATTGCTTCAATACCGCACGACCCAACGTCAGGATCTGCATTTCGTCAGAACCACCAGAAACACGGTCAACGCGCAGGTCACGCCAGAAGCGCGTGATGCGATGGTTACCCGCGATACCCACGCCACCCAGCACCTGCATGGCGGTGTCTACCACCTCAAATGCCGCGTTGGCGCAGAAGTATTTGCACATGGCCGCGTCGCCCGAGGTAATAGTGCCGTTATCCGCTTTCCATGCGGCTTCCAGCAGCATGTTTTTCATGGAGTTCAGTTTGATCGCCATGTGCGCGAACTTCTCCTGAATCAGCTGGAAACGGCCGATCGTTTCGCCAAACTGTACGCGTTGGTTGGCATAACGCGCTGCGTCTTCAAAAGCGCACATTGCCGTACCGTAGTTGGTCAGTGCGACGAGGAAGCGTTCATGGTCAAACTCTTCTTTCACGCGGTTGAAGCCATTACCTTCCCGACCGAAC
This window of the Citrobacter freundii ATCC 8090 = MTCC 1658 = NBRC 12681 genome carries:
- the caiF gene encoding carnitine metabolism transcriptional regulator CaiF, with the protein product MCEKYVERPLYLLIADWMMAEDRWITAKEISRHFDIEHCKAINTLSYILSEVGEIVCEVKMIPNQIAGRGCQCQRLVKVISIDSHLYNRLSHNLQEKKVSVAKTPRLSAVPPTELNREQKWQMMLSKSMRR
- the caiD gene encoding crotonobetainyl-CoA hydratase, whose product is MSESLHLTRNGPILEITLDRPKANAIDAKTSFAMGEAFLNFRDDPELRVAIITGGGEKFFSAGWDLKAAAEGEAPDADFGPGGFAGLTEIFDLDKPVIAAVNGYAFGGGFELALAADFIVCAENASFALPEAKLGIVPDSGGVLRLPKLLPPAIVNEMVMTGRRMSAEEALRWGIINRVVSQSELMDSARELAQQLVNSAPLAIAALKEIYRATSEMPVEEGYRYIRSGVLKHYPSVLHSEDALEGPQAFAEKRDPVWKGR
- the caiC gene encoding crotonobetaine/carnitine-CoA ligase; translation: MDIVGGQNLRQMWDDLAGVYGDKTALIFESCEGVVRQFSYASLNEEINRTANLFHSLGIRKGDKVALHLDNCPEFIFCWFGLAKIGAIMVPINARLLGEESAWILQNSQVSLLVTSAQFYPMYRQIRLENTTPLNHICLIGEQLPVDDGVSHFTQLQSRQSTTLCYTPALSTDDTAEILFTSGTTSRPKGVVITHYNLRFAGYYTSWQIALRDDDVYMTVMPAFHIDCQCTATMPAFSAGSTFVLLEKYSARAFWNQVHRYKATVTECIPMMIRTLMVQPAAPTDRQHHLREVMFYLNLSAQEKDAFTERFGVRLLTSYGMTETIVGIIGDRPGDKRRWPSIGRVGFSYEAEIRDDHNRPLPAGEIGEICIKGVPGKTIFKEYYAQPEATAKALEPEGWLHTGDSGYQDADGYFYFVDRRCNMIKRGGENVSCVELENIISAHPKIQDIVVVGIKDSIRDEAIKAFIVLNEGETLSEAEFFSFCENNMAKFKVPSFMEIRTDLPRNCSGKIIKKNLK
- the caiB gene encoding L-carnitine CoA-transferase → MNHLPMPSFGPLSGVRVVFSGIEIAGPFAGQMFAEWGAEVIWIENVAWADTIRVQPNYPQLSRRNLHALSLNIFKDEGREAFLKLMETTDIFIEASKGPAFARRGITDEVLWEHNPKLVIAHLSGFGQFGTEEYTNLPAYNTIAQAFSGYLIQNGDVDQPMPAFPYTADYFSGMTATTAALAALHKVRETGKGESIDIAMYEVMLRMGQYFMMDYFNGGEICPRMTKGKDPYYAGCGLYKCADGYIVMELVGITQINECFKDIGLAHILGTPEVPEGTQLIHRVECPYGPLVEEKLDAWLATHTIAEVQARFAELNIACAKVLTIPELEGNPQYVARESITQWQTMDGRTCKGPNIMPKFKNNPGKIWRGMPSHGMDTAAILKNIGYSEADINELVGKGLARVEE
- the caiE gene encoding carnitine operon protein CaiE, whose protein sequence is MSYYAFEGLIPVVHPEAYVHPSAVLIGDVIVGAGVYVGPHASLRGDYGRLILEAGSNLQDGCIMHGYCDTDTIVHENGHIGHGAILHGCVVGRDALIGMNSVIMDGAVIGEESIVAAMSFVKAGFQGEARQMLVGSPARVLREVTDQELHWKRLNTKEYQDLATRCQTSLHETQPLTRVEKNRPRLKGTTDVKPKSAQ